Within Oreochromis niloticus isolate F11D_XX linkage group LG2, O_niloticus_UMD_NMBU, whole genome shotgun sequence, the genomic segment ATCCATTGTATCATCATTGTCTACactgaaaatcatgttttcacTGTGCAGGTTATGTACCATTTGGAACACCAATTGTAAGTCACATATGAAAGCCATGCATTTCATAGAACTGTACTTAGATGTGCAGATGTCCATGAACACGGTCAAATTTGGGGACAGATGAAAGGAGATTTTGAACTTATTTTGTCCAAAAATAAGCTCCTATTCCCTGATTTCATCTAGGTCATTGGCCTTCTTCTCCCAAATCAGACTGTGGTGTCTACCATTATATGGCAGGTACTGTAAATAACATGCTTACTGTAAATCATTGCATTTATTGTCCATTTTGAACATCTGGTAAGTGCACTTTTACTGGGTACATGCAAAGCTTTACCACCTGTTATACACTGGGACATTGTAAAATAAagtgctgctgctctgtttAACACTACTCGCTCATCCTTTAAACCTGGCTCTTCCCTCATTTCCTCCCTTCCTTTTTTCTTCAGTGGTTGAACCAGAGTCACAATGCCTGTGTGAACTATGCGAATCGTAATGCAACAAAGGTAAAAATGCGAATACAtgcaaactaaattaaaaaaatgcaaaaaataactATACAAATGTTGtgacactgtttgtttttcttcagccTACACCAACATCCAAGTTTATTCAAGGCTACGCAGGAGCTGTGACGAGTGCTGTGTCTATTGCAGTGAGTGGGTTTAATACTAATACAGTTTATTTTGGGAATAACTTTTATCATGTTGCAGATGTTTTAACTGCAGCATTGTGTGGCTgtataaaaagctgtttttactTGGAATTACCTGAGATTTAACagatatttatttcatattttatagGTGGGCCTGAATGTGCTGATTCAGAAGGCCAATAAATTGAATCCTGCCACCAGAATGATAATACAGAGATTTGTCCCCTTTCCAGCTGTAGGTAGGTTTTCAAAGGAGCCTTTGTTATGATGAGGGTGGGTTTCATGTGGCCCTCTGCTGGTTGATGTTATATCTTGTTTAAAAATGCACTAGGATAGGATTGCTCTAGGATATTTTATGTATTCCTTTTATTATTGAACTTGTTATTCTCATGAACATCAGCAGTTCTACAGATTAATCCAAGACATGcctctcttttcttcttctttgtcagCTTCATGTCTGACTGAACACCCTGGTACTTTGTACCAAATTGGTTAACATCAGTTCAACATTTTAATATCAGTTCATGTTCAAGTTTAATAAGTTATTTTTGTATGTTTCCTGAATGTTTCTAGCTCTGAATGAAGCTGTGTGTGAAAAGTTTCTCATGTCTAAAGAACCAAAAAGTGCTGCATTAATTCATTTTATATCCTAGAATATTAGCTAGAAACTAACAATCACACTACCCGCTACAAGCAAGCTTTTGACGACAGTGGGAACAAAAAAccctccttttaacaggaagaaaccagattcagggaggggcagccatccgCCATGATTGATGAAGAAACAGTGCATCATTAGAAGCTCCCAGCAACCCAACATTTTTGCAGTATAACTAAAGGATGATGAAGGATCATCTAATTGAGCATGAACTGTAAGCTTTATgaaaaatgtacatttcaggTGTAATCTTAGGCTTGTCTGTCTCCTGACTCTAAATTTGAAAGAAATTTAGAGTCAGGAGAGTCAGCCCCTAAATTTGGGGCTGGTTCCATAGCAGAGAGACCTGATAGCTGAAGGTTGTATCTGATATTCTGCTTTTGATAATGCTGAGAACCACTTTGTACATTCACTCAATTCTATTCTTATAATTTCAGCAATCAGGAAAAAGTAACCGGAAATACATAAGAGGAATGGACAGTGCTGAATAGGCCAATCACAATAGGTGCAAGCTGCATCAACCTGAAATGTAGTTACATTTCTAGGGACGTGCAGGTTGGGTTATGCCGTAGGTTACGGTGTGGGGTTTCAAAGAAGTTTGCAGTTATGACATACCAATGGTGTAGATTTCCCACTGAAGCATAAATCCCTAGTAAGCCTTCAGTCACAGGGTGATGCTCTGTTAGGGTAATACGGTACTATgtggtctttaagataagatggaggCTGATTATGTCTTTTATGAGAATTCAATTCTGataacagggagccagtgaagagaaACTGAACATGAAGAAATGTGATTTCTCTTTCTGAAAGCTTTTCAGGGACATTTAAAGTGACCTAATAAAACATTACAATAGTCATGCCTGGAATTAATAAGTGCATGATCTTTTCAGCATCttcgtcactctgagacaggatttcaataaaatgtattataatTTCTGAGCTGTCTCCCTCTCCCTTTCCAGCTAGTGCAAACATCTGTAACGTGGGCCTGATGAGACACAATGAGCTATCCGAGGGGATCGATGTGCTTGACAACAACGGGAACGTTGTGGGATCCTCCAAAATTGCTGCAAGACATGTGAGGGCTCTTTTCCATTTTTGCATGCATGATTCTCGTTTGAAATCCAAACGCCATCTgatttcatgaaaaaaaaataaaattaaactcaGTGTTTGAAATGGAGCATGTGCACAATGTTCTCTATCCCCAGGCAATCATGGAAACTGCCTTTACACGTGTGGTCCTCCCAATGCCAATCTTCGTCCTGCCCCCCATCATTATGTCCTACCTCGAGAGGTTTGTGCAGAAATACATTgttaagacttttttttcctgttaggGTTGCAACTAGTGActtacttttgttgttgttagttgttgttgctttttctttgaTGGAAGATCATCAGTTGGTCTAGAAAAGTACATAAAGCTGCTACCAAAAGTTCCTAGAGAGATGTGGCAcagtttaaacagtaacagcacAAACCTCAAACATGTAAAGTTATCAGAATGAAAAATATAATGCAGTAAGTTTtccaacaaaacaaatcaaacaaaaaagaaaagcaaatgaaaaaaaaaaagtattaataTAGAATATTTACGTTTATGAATGCTGTTGTGGGTAATGATGCTTTTTATTCGATctacaatacaaaaaaatgcaGTGACCACCCATTTAGTCAAAACTGAAGTAACACTAGAGCCTTATGCAGTGCTGGTGATACTTCAGTATGACTGTGACTAAATCAAATCATGGCAAAAGAACAGTAAGCCTCAGTTAGCCTTTTAATTACAGTATAATTTAATAATCTGGCAGATGCAGGGCTTTGTATTATCAGCTTTGATGTTTTTGCCTCCTGATGGTTATCCAAAGTCAGACTCTAACACAATCAGCAATCAATAAATCCATTACAGTAGTTTCCTTTGTGTCATTGTGCTGCAAACTGGGACTGCTTTACCATTGCTTTAATTGTGCTCTTTTTCAGTATTGTCTACTTGGTCTTTGGTCTAAAAATACGCCGCAAAAATCTTTGTGTGTACTCAACCAAAGCTGACATGTGTTGTGCCCCAAAGTGTTTACTAAACTATCCATTCAGTCATAGGTCACAAGAGTAAAAGACAGACAATATAAGAACAAATAGAAAACTAAAGCAGACTTTGTGGCTTTAAAGAAGAATCTGCAGTCAGATTTATGAtattctctctcacacacacacataaatctCACACCCTCCAATTGTGCAGAAATAGCTCCCCCAAATCTGCACATGATGTTTTTCTCCAGATCCAAAAATAACTCATAGCTTTGCAGGAGTCATCTGGGATCGATCCACACAGCACGCTCACGTTTCTTTTTTATCTCTGCCTTGACTTGTGTAGGCTGCGATTTCTGCAGAGCAACCGCAGGCTGTTGCTGCCCATCCACAGCGTTGTGTGCCTGGTTACCTTTGGCCTCTCCTTGCCCGTGGCCATCAGTCTGTTCCCCCAGATGTCTCAGGTACAGTACATACACTGTTAGACGGGCTGCTGCCTTCAAGGCCAGATGGCACAGGGAGCAGCTGTGCAAAAATTCAAATTACATGTACACAGCTTGACATGCAGAGCCCCGACCCACATCCTTTTATTCCAGCATCTAATTAAAAATCTAAATGACTTTCAAGGCTAAAGAAGGAGAGAAGAGCTAAATTCTTACATTTGGTttcatggtttttgttttgctttctttcactctccttttttttttgttggcagATCGAGGTGTCTTGCCTTGAGCCGGAGATTGCCATGGCAACAGATTGCAAGGTGGTGACCTACAACAAAGGTTTATGATGGATGGTGGTGGAGTGGGAGAGGAGAGTAAAGGGAGCCAGGAGGAAAATGAGGCTGCAGTGTGAATAGCTGTCCGGGAATCTCAGCTGCAGGGTTCCTCCTGTCGACAGGTTTGGGAACTATGTGCTGCATTTTTATCACAGGAAAGACTGCTTTTTAAACTGGTTTCTGCATTTATCAAGATCCCAGCAGTTATTAAATCATAGTTTTCTGAGAGGTTTTTTATTCTGCCGTCTCCTTTTTAAGAGCTCTTTGTATAAAAATGCTGATTTATTCACTGTAAAGTCAGATTTAGCATCAGTTCATTATTTAATGCTGTATAAATAAGTGTTCCCTACAGATATGCTATTCTTTGTTGGTCCACATGAGTACAGTTCTTCTCACTGCGTCATCTCTaactttgtctgtctgtgacTGGGGGACTGTGTATGCCGTGCAGAGCCAGTTTGTTTGAGCTTTTTGGTTTGAAATTGCTGCAAATGaaccaaaacagtaaaaatattcCTTCACTCGTTTTTGAATCTTGGGAcaaacatttgtaaaatatATTGAAAGCAAATGCAGTATTGATTATATGAGAGGAAACCAGCCCAGGGAGAGATGAACATGTATAAGCTTATGAATCCAAAAATCGTTGGACAAACAGCGACGTGCATGTCCAAAGACTGCTGTTAAGCACTGTTCTGTGTACTGCTATTAAGCTGTAGCCACTTAATAGCAGTACAAAGACCAGTGTGCACAATTTTCACAGCCATTAATAAAGAAGAGCACACAGGTACCTAACTTCTTTAGTGGTGCATGCATGCATAAAGAGCAGCACCATAATccaataaagttaaaaaagttaaagaaaTGTTGCAAATGAAAGGTTTTCCCTGCCTGAAAGGAGGAAttagatttatttctaaaaaaaGGAACCTTAATTTAAGTTGAGTGATGTTTATTCACAGTCCATTGTCCAGAGTTGCTTGTGCTGTGATCAGATTTAAGTTAGATTTTTAAGAGATTTGCTGCAGTAACCTCCTAATTACAGCCCTCATAGGGGAAACACAGTTCTTACAGTGCCCATACTGAGCCAcatatatttgaaaaaaattcCTCTTGTTTACTGACAGTAAGGAAGAGGTTTCAGTAGTTCAGTAATATAGCCGTACAGAATAAGTCCTTTATATTGAATGACAAAACATACTAGTTACCAATATATTAGGATCATTATGAGTCTCTTAAGATAAAAATCTAATTCTTTTGCCTTTTACTGGCTACTATCTATCTGCAGCCCCTGTTGAGGTAGAggcaaatataaaataaaaatacaagtagttagttttttttttttttgatcaggttaattaaaaacataaatctaaTGTATTGTGGCTGTGAAATGTACTGGGTGGGATGACTTAAGGCTGAAAAGATGAGATGAAAATAtcttttgaactgcagtttcttGATATgtattgtttggctttaactATCAGCTGATAATAATCTGATTATGGAGATGGAAAGGAGTCAGCTGCATGCAAACTAAGTTGTTCAATGAGACTCACTCTCACGAGAGAAACTTTCACTATGAAACAATGTAAAAATGTGAAGCCCCTGTTAAGTAGCTGCACTCTAGATGTCTTATTATAGATGTACATTTGTTTATACAAGTTTTAAACTGGCAGTTGATACATGCCAGTGATTTTAACCCACGTAATGTGAAAGAACTCCTAAAACATGGCATTACATTTTCTTGTATGAAGGTCATTTTGCTCCATTACTGACTGTTGTCAAGTTACAGTTTTATTATTAAAGAACTGCTTCTTTTGTACACAATTTGAAATAGAACCATAACATATACtacacaactgactgtttttaattctttgtgTAATACTTCCACTGATACTATTGCAAATGTTTGCTAGTCAAACAATGTAAACCTGATATTATTTTACTATATAGCCTGTAATAAATACTGTTTTACTGTATGTAAAGTGTCTGCACTCTTTACTTCATGTTGCTATAGGATGCTTTTCCACCTTTTACAGTAAGGGATTCTGTATTATGTTGGTTTCCGTGGTAATTGGCTCTCTTGTTAAATTATGAATTAACTCTGATTAACTATAACTTTTTGGAAAcctgagttcagtttcactagCTATAACCCAGGCTGATTACTGCCTGTTGAagcaagaaatcacttaaatagaacctgtctgactaagtgaagtaggctaaaagatctcaaaaagacATCATGCCACAATCTAAAGAAACTCAAGAACGGATGAGAAATACATTAATTTGCATTTGTCATTCTGGAAATGGTTACACAGCCATTTCTAAAGCTTTGGGACTCCAGCAAACCATGGTGAGAGTCATTATCAATACATAAAGAAAAGTTGGCATAGTGGTGGACCTTCCCAGGAGGGCCAACCGACCAAAATTACCCAATGACGGGCGCTTTCCCGCGTCAACGAGGGTCGTTGACTGAAGGTTTATCATGtgcctcatcacatgagccaaggtgtaaaaaaagGCGTGTGTCATTACCACCAGAGGTTTCAGGTTAACCCACTATGAGATCTTACCTCACTCTATCATGTGATCTATTGGGGTCACCTGAAGCAAGAGGCGAGTGGGGGTTAAGGCTCCTGGGAAGGGATCCTAAGACTGCATTGTAGGTGGCACACGGTGCTGCAAGCCATCCCATCTGTTCAACATGGCCTTTTGCAGTGGACATAGACGgtttctttcactcctctt encodes:
- the sfxn5b gene encoding sideroflexin-5b isoform X3, producing the protein MAESAACPAFQLGRPRYDQGSFFGRLRHFVDIIDPSTLFVSEKRLKECIKLLDDYKHGSLPPGVSDAQLWEAQKIKQWLNQSHNACVNYANRNATKPTPTSKFIQGYAGAVTSAVSIAVGLNVLIQKANKLNPATRMIIQRFVPFPAVASANICNVGLMRHNELSEGIDVLDNNGNVVGSSKIAARHAIMETAFTRVVLPMPIFVLPPIIMSYLERLRFLQSNRRLLLPIHSVVCLVTFGLSLPVAISLFPQMSQIEVSCLEPEIAMATDCKVVTYNKGL
- the sfxn5b gene encoding sideroflexin-5b isoform X4, giving the protein MAESAACPAFQLGRPRYDQGSFFGRLRHFVDIIDPSTLFVSEKRLKECIKLLDDYKHGSLPPGVSDVQLWEAQKIKQWLNQSHNACVNYANRNATKPTPTSKFIQGYAGAVTSAVSIAVGLNVLIQKANKLNPATRMIIQRFVPFPAVASANICNVGLMRHNELSEGIDVLDNNGNVVGSSKIAARHAIMETAFTRVVLPMPIFVLPPIIMSYLERLRFLQSNRRLLLPIHSVVCLVTFGLSLPVAISLFPQMSQIEVSCLEPEIAMATDCKVVTYNKGL
- the sfxn5b gene encoding sideroflexin-5b isoform X2, with product MAESAACPAFQLGRPRYDQGSFFGRLRHFVDIIDPSTLFVSEKRLKECIKLLDDYKHGSLPPGVSDVQLWEAQKIKQAIIHPDTGEKIFMPFRMSGYVPFGTPIVIGLLLPNQTVVSTIIWQWLNQSHNACVNYANRNATKPTPTSKFIQGYAGAVTSAVSIAVGLNVLIQKANKLNPATRMIIQRFVPFPAVASANICNVGLMRHNELSEGIDVLDNNGNVVGSSKIAARHAIMETAFTRVVLPMPIFVLPPIIMSYLERLRFLQSNRRLLLPIHSVVCLVTFGLSLPVAISLFPQMSQIEVSCLEPEIAMATDCKVVTYNKGL
- the sfxn5b gene encoding sideroflexin-5b isoform X1 produces the protein MAESAACPAFQLGRPRYDQGSFFGRLRHFVDIIDPSTLFVSEKRLKECIKLLDDYKHGSLPPGVSDAQLWEAQKIKQAIIHPDTGEKIFMPFRMSGYVPFGTPIVIGLLLPNQTVVSTIIWQWLNQSHNACVNYANRNATKPTPTSKFIQGYAGAVTSAVSIAVGLNVLIQKANKLNPATRMIIQRFVPFPAVASANICNVGLMRHNELSEGIDVLDNNGNVVGSSKIAARHAIMETAFTRVVLPMPIFVLPPIIMSYLERLRFLQSNRRLLLPIHSVVCLVTFGLSLPVAISLFPQMSQIEVSCLEPEIAMATDCKVVTYNKGL